One stretch of Methylopila sp. 73B DNA includes these proteins:
- a CDS encoding HNH endonuclease signature motif containing protein: MSTPKLITIDRVRHVFSYDGATGILSWRISTTNRVRAGEAVGSLNRYGYLATTIDGNRQMVHRLIWAFVYGKWPDEFLDHINGDRSDNRLCNLREASALQNAWNCRRHADSVTGVKGINFHKGRKKPFQARIYRSGTVKSLGYFSTIDEADAAYRAADRLLSGEFARAA, translated from the coding sequence ATGAGCACGCCCAAGCTGATCACAATTGATCGTGTTCGACATGTCTTCTCTTATGACGGAGCTACCGGGATCCTGTCCTGGCGTATCTCGACGACTAATCGAGTAAGAGCCGGCGAGGCTGTAGGGAGCCTCAATCGTTACGGCTACTTGGCCACGACGATCGACGGGAACAGGCAGATGGTCCACCGACTAATCTGGGCTTTCGTTTACGGAAAGTGGCCTGATGAATTTTTGGACCACATCAACGGTGATAGGTCCGACAACCGCCTGTGCAACTTGCGCGAAGCTAGTGCTCTGCAGAATGCGTGGAACTGCCGCCGTCATGCTGACAGCGTGACTGGCGTGAAGGGCATAAACTTCCACAAGGGTCGCAAAAAACCATTCCAGGCTCGGATCTACAGAAGCGGCACTGTCAAAAGCCTTGGTTATTTCTCGACCATTGACGAAGCCGATGCGGCCTATCGCGCCGCCGATCGACTGTTGTCTGGCGAATTTGCGAGGGCAGCATGA
- a CDS encoding lambda exonuclease family protein — MRIIDCEQGSPEWFAARAGMPTASEFSTVMAKGKEGGASKMRRTYMLKLAGEILTGDPMEGFSNSHTDRGHEMEPEARDLYSFVADVEPERVGFIVNGAKGASPDSLIGDVGALEIKTKLPHLLIDVLLRDEFPADHKAQCQGVLWVAEREWIDIAVYWPRLPLFVKRAYRDEPYIKAMSDAVDAFNDELHELVEKVRRYGGAGLSEAA; from the coding sequence ATGCGGATCATCGATTGCGAGCAGGGCAGCCCGGAGTGGTTCGCCGCGCGCGCCGGAATGCCGACCGCGTCCGAGTTCTCGACCGTCATGGCGAAGGGCAAGGAGGGCGGCGCGAGCAAGATGCGTCGCACCTACATGCTGAAGCTGGCCGGCGAGATCCTGACCGGCGACCCGATGGAGGGCTTCTCCAACTCGCACACCGATCGTGGGCACGAGATGGAGCCCGAAGCGCGCGACCTCTACTCCTTCGTGGCGGACGTCGAGCCGGAGCGCGTCGGCTTCATCGTCAACGGGGCGAAGGGAGCAAGCCCGGACAGCCTGATAGGCGACGTCGGCGCCCTGGAGATCAAGACCAAGCTCCCGCACCTGCTGATCGATGTGCTGCTCCGCGACGAGTTCCCGGCGGACCACAAGGCGCAGTGCCAGGGCGTGCTTTGGGTCGCTGAGCGCGAGTGGATCGACATCGCGGTCTACTGGCCGAGGCTCCCGCTGTTCGTGAAGCGGGCCTACCGCGATGAGCCCTACATCAAGGCCATGTCGGACGCGGTCGACGCCTTCAACGACGAGCTTCATGAGCTTGTCGAGAAGGTCCGCCGCTACGGCGGCGCCGGCCTCAGCGAGGCCGCCTGA
- a CDS encoding HNH endonuclease signature motif containing protein, with protein MKRRKLSTAQRVQLFLDHKRTCHVCLGQIDGAREAWEVEHIIPLAMGGDDELSNMAPVHKKGCHEQKTRTEDVPAIARAKRREARHLGVKKPSDRWAYGRNSDKKAKIGGGWEYR; from the coding sequence ATGAAGCGCCGCAAGCTCTCCACCGCACAGCGAGTGCAGCTCTTCCTTGACCACAAGCGCACCTGCCACGTCTGTCTCGGACAGATCGACGGCGCCCGTGAGGCTTGGGAGGTCGAGCACATCATCCCGCTCGCTATGGGCGGCGACGACGAACTCTCGAACATGGCTCCCGTCCACAAGAAGGGCTGCCACGAGCAGAAGACCCGCACCGAGGATGTCCCGGCCATAGCCCGCGCGAAGCGGCGCGAAGCCCGGCACCTCGGGGTGAAGAAGCCTTCGGACCGCTGGGCCTATGGGCGGAACAGCGACAAGAAGGCGAAGATCGGCGGGGGGTGGGAATACCGATGA
- a CDS encoding DUF1376 domain-containing protein, with amino-acid sequence MSAPFLPLYVGDYLRDTRGLTAEQHGAYLLLLMSMWSAGGRLPNDDRKLARFASCTPSRWAKIRGDVLSFFEVHEAEIGHVRLGSELEKAQEKSIKRAEAGSKGGQAKALKDKVLGVANAMPEPCHSSEPEPEKKRTPTDVGVERARAPKPKTGRASRLAPDWRPSPETWSKLKEAHRASDGELERELVKARNWSASAANGAKVNHEAFFANWCLTAEEGGKFGRAPPGGPPNILDVDPRTGDLLDARQPSRQDRSYPGNRPSSPRDFDPVLAGVASAFGRRAHG; translated from the coding sequence ATGAGCGCGCCGTTTTTACCCCTCTACGTCGGCGACTATCTCCGCGATACGCGCGGGCTCACCGCCGAACAGCATGGCGCGTACCTCCTGCTCCTCATGAGCATGTGGTCCGCGGGCGGACGGCTCCCAAACGATGATCGGAAGCTTGCGAGGTTCGCCAGCTGCACGCCTTCGCGATGGGCGAAGATCCGCGGCGACGTGCTGTCCTTTTTTGAGGTCCACGAGGCCGAGATCGGTCACGTCCGGCTGGGGTCTGAACTCGAAAAGGCTCAAGAAAAGTCGATCAAACGCGCCGAAGCTGGGAGCAAGGGCGGCCAGGCTAAGGCGTTGAAAGATAAGGTATTGGGTGTGGCAAATGCTATGCCTGAGCCATGCCATTCTTCAGAACCAGAACCAGAGAAGAAGAGAACACCAACTGACGTTGGTGTTGAGCGCGCAAGAGCGCCGAAGCCAAAAACTGGCCGGGCATCTCGTCTAGCCCCTGATTGGCGCCCCAGCCCGGAGACCTGGTCGAAGCTCAAGGAGGCGCATCGCGCCTCGGACGGCGAGCTTGAGCGAGAGTTGGTCAAGGCTCGCAACTGGTCTGCCTCGGCCGCGAACGGGGCCAAGGTCAACCACGAGGCTTTCTTCGCGAACTGGTGCCTGACCGCAGAGGAGGGCGGCAAGTTCGGCCGCGCTCCGCCGGGCGGCCCGCCGAACATTCTCGACGTCGACCCCCGCACCGGAGACTTGCTCGATGCCCGCCAACCTTCCCGCCAAGATCGATCTTATCCCGGCAATCGACCGAGCAGCCCCCGAGACTTCGACCCGGTCTTGGCCGGCGTGGCTTCAGCGTTCGGTCGTCGCGCTCACGGGTGA
- a CDS encoding phage terminase small subunit P27 family: MARPRKPSHLKVVSGTARKDRDNPNEPTAPMGAPDAPIWLSDRGAEIFAGLCATIHGMGYLSTADQAVLAMAASRLEEVEIATARVEDEGRTYETHNAQGERMIRPNPMVAQRSEAMRHAHALLSELGLTPAARSKVSAGKKTDDNPFKALMGAG; encoded by the coding sequence ATGGCCCGTCCTCGCAAGCCTTCGCACCTGAAGGTCGTTTCGGGCACGGCTCGGAAAGATCGCGACAACCCGAACGAGCCGACTGCACCGATGGGTGCGCCCGACGCGCCGATCTGGCTCTCGGATCGGGGCGCTGAGATCTTCGCCGGCCTCTGCGCTACGATCCACGGCATGGGGTACCTGTCGACGGCTGACCAAGCGGTTCTGGCGATGGCCGCGAGCCGGCTGGAAGAGGTCGAGATCGCGACGGCTCGAGTGGAAGACGAGGGCCGGACCTACGAGACGCACAATGCCCAAGGTGAGCGGATGATCCGCCCCAACCCGATGGTGGCGCAGCGTTCGGAGGCCATGCGGCATGCGCACGCGCTGTTGTCCGAGCTTGGGCTGACGCCTGCAGCTCGGTCGAAGGTCTCGGCGGGCAAGAAGACAGACGATAACCCGTTCAAGGCGCTGATGGGTGCCGGATAG
- a CDS encoding S24 family peptidase, translating into MQAEPVRNGAQAAKLLNQGFGWFTSHFPIVRNSHRKASAAYEIFSIDRSLSGMRNPRMTSDGIIEWLRQGLEKPGKSQSGLARHLGVAPAAINRALKGQREIKARELDAIATYLGEAAPLPSSGSELTLFEGDLIPVRVVGVVEAGAFREANEFVEVEHVTIYEPRDPKFPRARLFALDVDGDSMNDLKPRPILEGDRVICVDFDDLGGRVPIQNGMVVVVEQTRDGGHLREWSVKQVEWHDDETWFCPRSTNPKHKPIKVKRDYAADDGREVRLMGLVRAVRSEMAW; encoded by the coding sequence ATGCAAGCCGAGCCTGTCCGAAACGGCGCTCAGGCCGCCAAGCTTCTCAATCAGGGATTTGGCTGGTTCACATCGCATTTCCCGATTGTGCGCAATTCGCACAGAAAAGCAAGCGCCGCCTATGAGATTTTCTCAATCGACCGTTCGCTCTCGGGTATGCGTAATCCGCGCATGACCAGCGACGGCATAATCGAGTGGCTACGGCAGGGACTTGAGAAGCCTGGCAAAAGCCAGAGTGGCCTTGCTCGCCACCTTGGCGTAGCGCCGGCAGCGATTAATCGGGCGCTCAAAGGGCAGAGGGAGATCAAGGCTCGCGAGCTGGACGCGATAGCCACTTATTTAGGGGAAGCAGCGCCTCTCCCCTCTTCCGGCTCCGAACTGACGCTGTTTGAGGGCGATCTAATCCCCGTGCGCGTGGTCGGCGTTGTCGAGGCCGGCGCCTTCCGCGAGGCGAACGAGTTTGTCGAGGTCGAGCACGTCACGATCTATGAGCCGCGCGATCCCAAGTTCCCGCGAGCCCGGCTCTTCGCGCTGGACGTTGACGGCGACAGCATGAACGACCTTAAGCCGCGGCCGATCCTCGAGGGGGACCGCGTCATCTGCGTCGACTTCGACGACCTTGGCGGCCGTGTTCCGATCCAGAATGGAATGGTCGTGGTCGTGGAGCAGACCCGCGACGGCGGCCACCTGCGAGAGTGGTCGGTCAAGCAGGTGGAGTGGCACGACGACGAAACGTGGTTCTGTCCGCGCTCCACCAATCCCAAGCACAAGCCGATCAAGGTGAAGCGGGACTACGCCGCCGACGACGGGCGCGAGGTGCGCCTTATGGGCCTCGTTCGCGCCGTCCGCAGTGAGATGGCGTGGTAA
- a CDS encoding DUF1064 domain-containing protein gives MTPQHRMLALGRLKAGVLNKTEQAYADHLRRLQIAGDVAWFKFEGVKLRLADSTFYTPDFTVMASDGAMEMHEVKGFWTDDARVKIKVAADLYPFKFIAAQALPKKQGGGWRVEAF, from the coding sequence ATGACCCCTCAGCACAGAATGCTGGCGCTTGGTCGCCTAAAAGCCGGGGTGCTCAACAAGACCGAACAGGCCTACGCCGATCACCTGCGGCGGCTCCAGATCGCCGGCGACGTCGCATGGTTTAAGTTCGAGGGCGTCAAGCTGCGCCTGGCGGACAGCACCTTCTACACGCCCGACTTCACCGTCATGGCGTCGGACGGGGCGATGGAGATGCACGAGGTCAAGGGCTTCTGGACCGACGACGCTCGCGTGAAGATCAAGGTCGCCGCTGACCTCTACCCCTTCAAGTTCATCGCCGCGCAGGCCCTGCCCAAGAAGCAGGGCGGCGGTTGGCGCGTGGAGGCGTTCTGA
- a CDS encoding ERF family protein, with protein MAQANEISKIEPQRSTEVATTSESAAILSIIERAASNPAVDIDKMERLLEMQRQVRADNAKRAFSAGLAEMQPDLPRIAERGKGHNDKRYALWEDVNEKIRPVLARHGFALTFRTGQGDGKISVTAVLTHREGHSEETTMFLPSDASGSKNPVQAVGSSTSYGKRYTALALLNITTGGEDDDGKAAGVGDLISDEQLEDLRALVAKTDADVRRFCSAYRIDALPNLPAAKFDDAMAKLRQKEARK; from the coding sequence ATGGCCCAGGCCAACGAAATCAGCAAGATCGAGCCGCAGCGGTCCACAGAGGTCGCTACGACGAGCGAGAGCGCCGCGATCCTCTCCATCATCGAGCGCGCCGCATCAAACCCGGCGGTCGATATCGACAAGATGGAGCGGCTGCTGGAGATGCAGCGTCAGGTTCGCGCCGACAACGCGAAGCGCGCTTTCTCCGCCGGCCTCGCGGAGATGCAGCCTGATCTCCCGCGCATCGCCGAGCGCGGTAAGGGCCACAACGACAAGCGCTATGCCCTTTGGGAGGACGTGAACGAGAAAATCCGTCCGGTCCTCGCTCGCCATGGCTTCGCCCTCACGTTTCGCACTGGACAGGGCGATGGGAAGATCAGCGTCACGGCCGTCCTGACGCACCGCGAGGGGCATTCGGAGGAGACGACGATGTTTCTGCCGTCCGATGCGTCGGGCAGCAAGAACCCGGTTCAGGCGGTCGGCTCCTCGACCTCCTATGGCAAGCGCTACACCGCGCTGGCGCTGCTCAACATCACGACCGGCGGCGAAGACGACGACGGCAAGGCTGCGGGCGTCGGGGATCTAATCTCCGATGAGCAGCTTGAGGATCTGCGCGCCCTGGTGGCGAAGACGGACGCTGACGTTCGCCGCTTCTGCAGCGCCTACCGCATCGACGCCCTCCCCAACCTGCCGGCGGCGAAGTTCGACGACGCCATGGCGAAGCTCCGTCAGAAGGAGGCACGCAAGTGA
- a CDS encoding DUF2312 domain-containing protein — protein MMTDPSPDAVAKEQLSSFVGRIERVNEQRDATANDLKEIYAEARSNGFDVKVLKRVISIRRMNPDDRAEMDALLDLYLSALGMQS, from the coding sequence ATGATGACCGACCCTAGCCCGGATGCTGTTGCGAAAGAGCAGTTGTCCTCATTCGTCGGGCGCATTGAGCGTGTGAACGAACAGCGCGATGCGACTGCTAACGATCTGAAGGAAATCTATGCGGAAGCCCGCAGCAATGGCTTCGACGTGAAGGTCCTCAAGCGGGTGATCTCGATCCGCCGCATGAACCCCGACGATCGCGCCGAGATGGACGCGCTCCTCGACCTCTACCTGTCCGCTCTGGGGATGCAGTCCTAG
- a CDS encoding Rha family transcriptional regulator, giving the protein MSNPLNNECVTVAVKEIEAAGRLPKVEFRGKHLAVVWEQAGSLKTYIVPSSPSDRRAWLNCRADVRRILRPVEDKGAAIAFMPNLTAKNGEVVASSKDVASAFEKRHDHVLRDIDNLLKNMDSPECAMGMFWPAMEADGSGIARRVYHISRDGFALIAMGFTGSKALRFKLAYIQAFNAMEGAIAKERERQAVTSAAGEVRRLEADLVALTDLVLEQGTAQSRPARRPPFIRPSVLRRQRMEARRA; this is encoded by the coding sequence ATGAGCAATCCGCTGAACAACGAATGCGTCACCGTGGCGGTCAAGGAGATCGAGGCCGCAGGCCGCCTGCCGAAGGTCGAGTTCCGCGGCAAGCATCTCGCAGTGGTCTGGGAACAGGCCGGGTCGCTCAAGACCTACATCGTGCCTTCAAGCCCTTCAGACCGCCGCGCCTGGCTGAACTGCCGCGCTGACGTTCGCCGCATTCTCCGTCCGGTAGAAGACAAGGGCGCCGCCATCGCGTTCATGCCGAACCTGACGGCGAAGAATGGTGAGGTGGTCGCCAGCAGCAAGGATGTGGCGTCGGCATTCGAGAAGCGGCACGACCACGTGCTCCGAGACATTGATAACCTATTGAAAAATATGGACTCCCCAGAATGCGCCATGGGCATGTTCTGGCCTGCGATGGAGGCTGACGGTTCCGGGATCGCACGCCGCGTCTACCATATCTCTCGCGATGGCTTCGCTCTCATCGCCATGGGCTTTACCGGGTCCAAGGCGCTGCGCTTCAAGCTCGCGTACATCCAAGCCTTCAACGCCATGGAGGGCGCTATCGCCAAAGAGCGAGAGCGCCAAGCGGTTACTTCGGCGGCTGGCGAGGTCAGGCGTCTAGAGGCGGATCTTGTCGCGTTGACGGATCTTGTTCTCGAACAGGGCACCGCGCAGTCGCGCCCAGCGCGCCGTCCGCCGTTCATCCGCCCGTCTGTCCTCAGGCGGCAGCGAATGGAGGCTCGTAGGGCATGA